The Aspergillus luchuensis IFO 4308 DNA, chromosome 6, nearly complete sequence genome segment CGGGATGGACTCCGGAAAGTGGATGTtggaagatgacgacgatgaggaggagaaaggcgcagatgaaaaggaagatgggatggtagggatggatggactcATGCTTATGCCATAATGGCTTCAGCGCAAACAAAAAGCGGAAGACTCCGAGACTCCCTCGGCGCGTGATCGAGGGGTTTGGCTGAAGGGATGCAATCCCGGTTAGATGGTTGGTTGAATGGTTTAGTTGGATTGATAACACTCTTTCCTGCTTTTTATCTGCTTTTTTATCATCTGCtgtctctccccctccttcgtttctcctctttccttccccgcaCGTGGTCCAGATCACATTGTCAACCTTCCATCtgcccatcaccaccactcataTTCCatctcccacctccccccatGGATACTTCCCGAGACGTCCCAGACATTCTTATTGTGGGTGCTGGCATCTTCGGGGTCAGCACAGCCTACCATCTCGCTCAGCAGCTCGAGCGACCGTCACAGATCGTCCTGTTAGATCGCGCCGCCCCGCCATCCACCCCCGCGGCATCTACCGATATCAACAAGATCATTCGTGCCGACTACACCAACCCTCTCTACGTCGCTTTGGGGTTCGAAGCTATTGAACAGTGGAAGTCACTGCCGTTCTTCCAAGAAGCACAAGTCTACAACCCCTCGGGATGGATCGccttggaggagaaagataGCGATGTCCCCGCTTTGATAAGGAAGAACTTCCGCGATTATGGTCGCGGCGACGTCATCGAGGAATGGTCCGAAGAGAAAGTCCGTCACGCATGGGGTGGGCTACTCGAGAAGACAGACTGCTCCCCATTTGGCtcatattactataattctTCTGCTGGCTGGGCAGACGCAGGAAAAGCATTGCAGCTGATGGCACAAGAAGCGATCAAGCTGGGTGTCCGATATGAGGTCGGGGAGGCGCGCAGAATCGTTCGTGACGAAAAGGGAGTCAGTGGTGTTAAAACGGCAGACGGTACCATCTACCACGCTCGAAAGGTCTTGTTGGCCACTGGGGCATGGACAAGTCAGCTCATGTCctcggtggaggatgatttgGACCTGCCGGGACCAGACCGAGTAGAGCAGCAGGTATCAGCAGCGGGAGTAACAGTCTCGCACTTCCAACTCTCGTCGGAGGAAAAATCCCGCTACTCGCAGCTGCCGGTGTTTGTCtacggaggagaaggtgggttATATCCTGGCCCGGCGTGGACAAGCTGACGCATCCAGGCGAGGTCATCCCTCCCACTGCAGAAGGAATCCTCAAgttcaccaccgccgcttCGTTCAGGAACACCATCCGCACTGCGTCGGGACATGAAATCTCGGTGCCGCTGGTAGATCAAATCCATGTGCCTGAAGCATTGCAGGAAGATCATCTGCACGCCATTCGACCTCGTCTGCCACAGTTACTTGAGGACCATCCCCGTCCCGACTACTGGCGCATATGCTGGGATGCAATCTCGCCCAGCCAGCATCCGCTAATCACCCGCCATCCAGACGATCGTCTGTCCAACTTGTATTTCGCAGTAGGGGGATCATTCCATTGCTACAAGTTCCTCCCGATCATTGGCAAATACGTGGTGAACGTGTTGCACGGGGTGTCGAACGGACGCGAAAAAGACAAGGCCTGGACGTGGAAGGAGCATCACCCGGATGAAAGAGGAGTGCATGCGCGTTTGGCCCCGGAGAGAGAGATTCGAGATGTTGTTTAGAACATACATGGATGCAGCCTGGTGTTTGCTCAAATCAAAACCAGCGGCTCAGGCTTCTGCAACCGGACAAGTTTCAATCAGGAGAAACAAATCTTCATCGAGAAAAGTATATACCACACTGCATCATCCCCCTTGCGTGCACCACACCGACCAAAAAGGCAGTCTTTTGATGATTTGTCACCACTCTTTCCTCCGATCTACGCCCCACCTAGCCACAAGATAATGCACAATGCCATGGTAGCCAGCTAGACATCTAGACAGCTAGACAGCTAGGAACAGCATCACTCGTGTTACATAGCAGATAAAACAAAGTAACCGATCCGTTGGGGCAAAACACTGGGTCATTGCCAGACCTGGTGGGAACCGCAACGTTGAACCTCCAGAATTATGGATCCTGAAGAAGCTTCGCGACCCACTCTGTTCCAAACattcctcccttccccccaaaaaaGCAATCTGAAGGCCAGCTGTTTGACCCGAGGTTGAGAacgagagagaggaggaactGGCCGCACCCCCGCCGCTTGAGCCCTTGGGACAACCGTGATTTGCTCCGCAGCGCCTCCTGCATATTATCCGGATGCGGAGAGAGACACACATAGCCTGGACCGAGGATGTGGTCGGCAATGAAATCTACCTACTCCATGTCTTCCCCTCATATCTTGACAATTAATCTATCTCCATAGCATACAGTTATTCCTCTCACAGCATTCTTAGCGACATATTTCAAGTTGGCAACCGGCCTGACCATGGCGTTAGGTGATCACCCCTTATACCCTTGACATATAGACTATGTACGTCATGTAGCACAGCACTAACATCGATGGCATCACCgcgcagcaacatcaacaggAGCCGCAGCCATCGCTCTAGCCGCCTACCTAGATGCCAAATTCCACCTCACCAACGATGTATCCAGCATGCTGGCCCAGCGGCGCTCCCTCCGCGACACAGCGAAAGCCGCCGAACAAGGGCAACTGAGCATGTGGCCCGTC includes the following:
- a CDS encoding NAD(P)/FAD-dependent oxidoreductase (COG:E;~EggNog:ENOG410PVW4;~InterPro:IPR006076,IPR036188;~PFAM:PF01266,PF13450;~TransMembrane:2 (i7-30o78-95i);~go_function: GO:0016491 - oxidoreductase activity [Evidence IEA];~go_process: GO:0055114 - oxidation-reduction process [Evidence IEA]); the encoded protein is MQSRLDGWLNGLVGLITLFPAFYLLFYHLLSLPLLRFSSFLPRTWSRSHCQPSICPSPPLIFHLPPPPMDTSRDVPDILIVGAGIFGVSTAYHLAQQLERPSQIVLLDRAAPPSTPAASTDINKIIRADYTNPLYVALGFEAIEQWKSLPFFQEAQVYNPSGWIALEEKDSDVPALIRKNFRDYGRGDVIEEWSEEKVRHAWGGLLEKTDCSPFGSYYYNSSAGWADAGKALQLMAQEAIKLGVRYEVGEARRIVRDEKGVSGVKTADGTIYHARKVLLATGAWTSQLMSSVEDDLDLPGPDRVEQQVSAAGVTVSHFQLSSEEKSRYSQLPVFVYGGEGEVIPPTAEGILKFTTAASFRNTIRTASGHEISVPLVDQIHVPEALQEDHLHAIRPRLPQLLEDHPRPDYWRICWDAISPSQHPLITRHPDDRLSNLYFAVGGSFHCYKFLPIIGKYVVNVLHGVSNGREKDKAWTWKEHHPDERGVHARLAPEREIRDVV